The window GTGAAGCTGCTTAATGACCACTGGCTGCACTTAACCAGCTCGGTGCTCGTGTCCCTTAACGTTAAATAACTCCTGTAATTAACTTAATCATCGTTAATTACACACCTAGCATTTAGGTGTTGCTAGAATTTGGTGATTAGTCCAGACCTAGCTGCCATTATTGAACATTTTACAGCTGGTAGTTTACAGCTAATTCCTAAAGTTATTTCCAGTCAATCATTCAATTGAtagatttcatatttttgtaaGATGCTAGCCTGCTAACAGGTAAACTGACTTGTCAGGTTTCTGACTTGTTTCAGTCACAACCTAGAACAAGTCTCCTGAAAGGGAACATGGGAGATTGTAAAGCTTGTACTCTTCATGACTGATCCtgatttttttgtgctgtttttgtcagatGCAGGCAATGAGTTAGTCCTGATGTACATTTCATCCTTGGCTCCAGACACACAAGCTTCAGACGGACCAGAAGACTTGTCCTAAAGCTGTGGGTTTCGCCGTGGGGTGCagtctctttgctctctcttcAGCAGCATGACTTGGTTTACATTTCCTGCCGACAACCTGCTGTGCTGGTGGCTGAGCATCTCCATCACTGTGTGGCTGactcttctgtttgtcttcataaTTGTGCCAGTTGTACTCGCAGTCTCTCTTGGTGTCAGCAGGCTCTACATGAGGACGCTTCTCAAGATCTTTGAGGTGAGTTGGTGTCACTTTAATGCACAGTAGGTTGCAAACAAATATCTAACCTCGAAACTGCTGCAGTGATACATTCAGGCCCTTTGAGAAAATAGTTTTTTGTCCTTGTTAAATTCcgattttgtttaaaaaaaggattCCCTGTCGGATGGGACCCCTGGGCTCTCGTAGCTCAGAGGGACTGTTAGAAGTGCAGGGTATTCTTTTTGCTTCCCTTTCCTCAGAGACTTAGATTTTGGGACAGACCCCCAGGAGGAGCAGGCTTTTAGCCATGGGACTACCAAGGGAGGTGTTGTAGGTACTGCAGGGAGCTTACTCTCCTGGGACAAAGTCCATCTACTGGCATAATTGGTGTAATTTTTGGAAGTGTTACAGAGAACTGAAGCACAATTCTCCCTCCAAACTCAGTCTCTGTGGTCCCAACTTTCCCTTCCACATTCAGGACACACAGCAGATAATAAAACAGTTCTACACAGAATAATAACATGCCATCaagtaaataacaaaaatacaggaataaagtataaaatataaatacaatatTTAAAATGGAGTGCAACATTGAGTTCTCAATTTACTAAAGGTTGTAGGCAGTTGTTCCACTCTTGGTGTTGGTTCTCAgggttctggttctggtcttGTTTAAGCCCTCCTAAACAACAGACCAGTATGGAGCTGGTATTCCACTGCCTTCATGTGTGGTCATGTTCTACCTTTGACGTGGCAGCGAGATGGAAATTTTGGCACACTGCCTGCTTACATATGTGACATTGATAGTCACTCTGTACCATCCACATGGTTCTATCTTAATTATGCTCGAGACACCTCCTTCAGGGATTAGGTTTGTGGTTTTTGTGGTTGGACAAAAGGAAGCTTTGTGTCAGGTAGGCTGGCTTTAGTGGCCTCTCCACACGTCCAGATAGTTCTTAATACCTTGCGAGGCTGGCAAGCCCTTGTTAGTATCAGCTATCTTGGCTTCATGCAGCTGGTCTTAGAGTACTTGTTGGTGTAGGAGTGTGTGCAGGAACTGATTGTGAATAGTTTGTTTTCTCTGGGCTGTGGCCCTCCTGGAATGCACATTGGTGTTTTATGTGGAGTACACACCAGGAGACGGTTCTTTGTAGTTAGTATCAAATTTATAACCCTTctcttctgttgctgtttgacatgaaagcaaacagaaaatgtgatatTTAGTCTTGTTTTCTAATCTACTtatctttgtgctgttttctcttGGATTAGTGGGCAACATCACGAATGgagatgggagcaaaggagaagAATCAGCAGCTCTATAAGCCTTATAGCAGTGGTAAACAAGAACTATTTCAGTATTTCTCACTCATAAATGCCCACTTCACCTGTATTGTTTTGACCATTAACTcaaatgcatgttttcattctcaTTGTAGGAATCATAGCCAAAGAACCAGCATCCTCTTTGCAGCAGGGGATCCAGGGGCTCCGAGGTTCTGCCAGCTGCCTGCGCTCAGAGTTTGAGATGGCTGACATCTTTTACTTCTGCCGGAGAGGTGTGGAGAGTATCGTGGACGACGAGGTGACCAAGCGCTTTTCAGCCCAGGAACTAGAGAGCTGGAACTTGCTGACTCGAAGCGACTATAACTTCCGTTATATAAGTCTGAGGCTCACTGTCCTGTGGGGCCTGGGAGTCCTCATCCGCTACGGCATCCTGCTGCCTCTCAggtcagagcagcacacagGCAGGTTAAGCTGTAGAGGAAGTACGGTTCATCTCAGAGCACAAAATCTGTGAACAACTGGTTCGGTGTTGTGTCaactatattttctttttcactgcaggGTTACTCTGGCAGTCACTGGCATTAGTCTGCTCCTGGTCCTGACTGCTTTGGTGGGCTTCTTACCAAATAGAGAGTACGTTTTCCCCCCGTTCTCGTAACAGTTCAAGCATGTCTGTGAGGTTAGGTCCCTGAATCAAGTGTAAATAGTTGGTGAGAAGGCACAAAACGGACTGGATGTAACCACATGTGTTTTAGCTGATTGGGTTAAAGTAAGGGATTGTTCTGGTCCTTTAAAAAATGAGGTGGTTCTTTGATGCGTTGTTTGACTGGCCTTGAGGTGTGCATCCAAAGAGGACTTGAGTAATCGCTCTGGCATTCTGCTGTATGTCTCCAGTTTAAGGTTCTTCCTGAGTGAGAAGGTTCATCTGTTGTGTTACCGCATCTGTGTCAGAGCTCTCACAGCAATCATCACCTATCATAACAGGTACAGCAGTATGAGCCTGTGAGGAGACAGCTTGATTTATTGAATACATTATAGTTATCAGAACAGTAATATTCACAAGTTATCAGTTTTGTAAAAGTTTCTATTTAAGAGAACATAATGGCAACATAGTGTACGGCATATAGTTGCCTCTTTTTAGATTGATATTTGTGAGGTTTTCACTAAGttgtatgtctgtgtctcttgtttGATTTCAGAGAGAACAAACCAAAGAATGGCGGCATCTGTGTGGCCAATCACACCACGCCCATCGATGTCATCATCTTGGCCAATGATGGCTGCTACTCTATGGTTGAatagtttgtgtgtctctgtgtgtgagaatgtgtgttcAGCCTTCGTGAGAATGAATGATTAGGAAACATAGCTCTGCTTTTAGAGTGTTAGAGATGAGTAGGTGTGTTTTTGGGCTGTACTTGAGTTGAACTCCTCTCTCAGGTCGGCCAGGTGCACGGCGGGTTGATGGGAATGATCCAGCGAGCCATGGTCAAATCCTCTCCTCACATCTGGTTTGAAAGATCTGAAGTCAAAGACAGACATCTAGTGGCCAAAAGGTAACACTGCATCTCTTAACTCCAGTAACATGATGATCTGTACCACTGCTGGCcaaccagtggtggaaagtaactaagtacattcactcaagtactgtacttaaattTTTTTCATGTCCTTTTACTTTATTTGAGTAATTCCATGTTGTATTACATCGActatacttctacttcactgcatttcagagggaaatgtacaATCGATCATTATAATCCAATAAAACTACATTATAATGCTAATAGTTTTCTACTTTAACTTtcagtacatacatacatacatctaCTTTTAATTAAGTAAATGATTTGAGTGCTTCTTCCGCCACTGTGTGGCACCAGTTATCATCAGGATGTTCAGCTCAGTGTGTATTCAGCTATGATACACAATATATTTTGTTCGCtcctgtgtatgtctgtgtagGTCTTGTTGTGGGTGTCACCAAACTTGGGGGCCACAGTTTAGAGTCACATTTTGGctgaaatataaagttgtggTTCAAACATTTGATTGTGACATAAATACATTTGGCGCATTATGATTTAGATTACAGAGTTTTGTATCCTTTTTTGTAATGAACTTGATTTATACCATTGAGTATGAGTATATAATGATTTGGCTGTTGCAACAATAGCAACAGTTTAGATTTAAGTTTAAACATCATTAGGCTTGAACTGTGGAAATTAAGCTAATTGAAagattgtttttatgtgtatatattttgatcaCTTTGACTGCTTTGTCATTTCAGGCTTGGTGACCATGTTgctgacaaaaccaaacagCCCATCCTGATCTTCCCTGAGGGTGTGTATGATGATAAAAGTCTTTTATGTGTAGAGCCCATAAAATTGGTTGTTCATTGTAGATAAGAGCTTTCACCCTGTGTCTTCTACAGGTACTTGCATCAACAACACATCAGTAATGATGTTCAAGAAGGGCAGCTTTGAAATTGGCTGCACCGTCTATCCAGTTGCCATTAAGGTAGGAAATActcattttcctcctttctgCTCATTTTGCTCTTACTTACGCCTGATATGATCTTATATCCGTGTTGCAGTATGATCCTCGGTTTGGGGATGCTTTCTGGAACAGCAGCAAGTTTGGCCTGGTGAACTATCTGCTGAGGATGATGAGCAGCTGGGCCATTGTCTGCAGCGTTTGGTACCTGCCGCCTATGAACAGAGAGGTGAAATATTTGGAGTAACTTTCAGATCATGTGTTGTTTGTTCTATCCACTGGAGTGCTGTGTCCACCTTTTCTTACTTTGTTCTTCGTTGGTGTTGATGTGTAGGAAGGGGAGGACGCAGTGCAGTTTGCCAGCAGAGTGAAAGCAGCCATAGCTGCACAAGGAGGATTAGTGGATCTCATTTGGTGAGTCATTCGCCAGGTTTCCATCCATACGCTGCGCAACTTTGAACGCGGTTTtcagagagtcagaaaaagaaaatgcaaatgcatgtgTTTCCATTGACTGTTGTTGTGCAAATAATTAGAGTTGGTTCATCCAGATGAGCAGTAGGTGGAGCTAATTCTCCATTCAGGCACCATTACACCATTGCGGAAGAGGTGGGCACAACAAATTGACTTGATAGAGAGGCATTAGTCACGCCTCAAATAGTGGGGAAAATGTAGGATGGAAAAATGGTATTGATGGTTGTTTCTTGTAATAATTTGACGAAGTCTCCTCATCACTCCTCAtagatctgatgtttttgtctgtttccattGCACTCTGTATCATATCCATACACCAACTTTTCCCCCTCAGCCAAAAGTAAAAACCGTTtgccatgttgttgttgttttttaatttttcttcatctccagTTTCTTATTCTCAAGttgaaatgtgcataaaaacatgcaggtgATAATGCACCTAAAGTCATGATATACATCAGTAAAACTAAATGTGATATTCTTTCTCACTCCTGCGTTCTCAGGGACGGAGGGCTGAAACGAGCTAAAGTGAAAGATGCTTTtaaagaagagcagcagaaactTTACAGTAAAGTTCTTGTGGGGGAGCAGGACCAGGCGAACAACAAGCATTTAGAGGATGAAAACCCAGAGGAGGATAAAAGTCACTGAGATTCAACAGAAAGACAATGAGAAGACAGTCATTATATGACTTTTACATCTTATACACAACATCTTACATAATGGTTAATGTGAATTATCACATGCAGGAATTTACATTGATTATTACTGTAACTGTCATTTTCTACCAGattgaatgaatgtttttttgagGGTAATATCTATATTTCTGTACATTGTGTGTATGATGTGACATTAGGAGAATGGTTACACTTACAGACAGTCAAATAGAGTGAGTGTTTATATGTTTGGATATGGAatgtttttctgcctcctttTTATTGCCATGTGAGCTTGTTGTGTATCTGATTAAAACATTACCATCCAATAACTGACCTTTTTGAAATCAATTCAAAACTCACTTATCAGGTATATCCATTAAGACTATTTTCAGTGCCTACTACTACAGTGGTTacatcagtcagacagacactTTGGCAATGCCAACACTTGTGCGTCACTGCGCTAATTGGCTCAAGGCTCTATATGTGTCTTCACCTTTAATCTTTGCAGGGTaccagacagaagagagagtgagattAACTGTTTTCAGATGTTGTATGTAAGCTGGGATAGTTAGGTTTTGGTTTTCTCAGGTTGTTTGGAAAGTCACAGAGGGGATGCAAAGGAACAGAAATTGTGGTTATTTAATTCCAATTCTTGACCAGCAGGAGTCAGTGTTCAGTCATGAACCATCCTGCACACAGTGGCACAGAACTTTTTATGCAAACACAAACCTACAGATCAATATGCAGACTGATCTAGATAGGTGTGGAACTGTCTTAAATACGTATGTTTTCCATAAGCACCTAATAAGGTTTATTCCAGCTGGTGTTGAGAAGAATGCAGTGAATGTAGACAGACACAATACCAAACACAGTCCAGGTAGAACATTCAATCCACCTGATCTGCTGGTGGATGACATCCAAGCAGAGCCTCTGCATGGAGCCTGATGAAGATTCAAACTGGAGCTCTACCTGGAACTGAATCCAACCATACCAGCCCTATCAGCTGTCACCGGCCTGTAAAGTATCCTGTCCTCTTTCCAAGGCCCCAACACAGTTATTAGAGCGTTGGTCTCGTGTTATCAGACTGAGATCAGAAAGACAGTTAAAGTAGGACGAGACTGTGACTTTAAATTATTACAGGATATACTAAAATCAGCATTAACATACCttcaatgaaaagacaaaaccaaCCAAGGGACTGGATTATTAAAAACTGTCATCTTCACTAAGCAGCcaaatcaatcagtcagtcttGTCTTTGAGAGCAGCTGAGGTGACGCTGATGGACTCCGGCAGGTGTCAACAAGGATCAGGTGCGCCCCGCTGGTTCCTGTAAGTGATGGCTGTGGCGTGAATGGCCGTGCGGAGCAGAGTGTCTTCGGGGGAGTGTTTTGTCTCAACCGAGGCCCCCTGTCGGTGTAACCACGCCCAATCAGCTGTTTCCTCAAGTTCGGCGAAGCTCTGACGGAAActtttcctccctgctgtcCACACTCAGCGAGCCCATGGTGGACACCGACGCTTTTTATGGTTTGGATTTAAATTCTGCGCGGTGTTAATCCAGCTACAAGTGGTGTCAGCATGTCCCTGGCGGATCAGCAGTGGTGTCCCACAAGCGTCCAGGTAACTGTGCTGCAAGCCAGAGGCCTCAGGATCAAGGGGAAAAGCGGCACCAACGATGCGTACGCGGTCATGCAAGTGGGCAAGGAGAAGTACCAGACCTCGGTGATGGAGAAGAGCGTGGCACCGGTGTGGAAGGAGGAGGCCGCCTTCGACCTGCcgcagctgcagcaggccgGAGGAGGCACGGAGCGCTCCACGCTGCGTGTCCACGTTCTGCATCGGGCCCTGGTGGGTCCAGACAAACTGCTGGGGCAGGCTGTCatcaacctgctgcagcttaGTGAGGACAGAGACCGCAACAAGACCGAGTAAGTGCGCACAGCGGGGAGTCAGGCGGTCATTGTTTGAATTATAAAATATCACGTTAAAAGATAAGATGacaatccaaaacccaaagagatTTTGTTCGATCCAGCCATTTATGCTTAAAGACTTAAATCATATCATGCAAAACATTTCTGCCAATCAGTTAATCAATTAATGGACTAATAGCCTTCAAGCCTTCATTAAACACATAAGAGCATCTCTAATTCAAAAGAGGCATCATTGAAGTTGTCTCTTGGTGAGACAAAAGTAATCAAACAGCTGAAGTTTCTTTGCGCAATCAGCTGCTCACTGCCAACTGTTGGTTTAAAGTGAAAATTATAATgctgatcaaaaaaaaaaaaaaagtttttctccTTTACAAATAGCTCACATGATcactatactgtatgtttaaggAACCTGGGTTTCTACACACCAATTGCAAGTCTTCCCCACTCCTCAGAATATGTCTTACATGCACGTGCAACATCTAATTCTCGGGCAGTTGTTAGTCTTCACTCTTAGCTGCATGTAAATGAGGAAATCATGGGAGGCACAATGAAGAGGGAGTAACTTTGATTGCAATCTGTGCAGGGGAGCAGCTCTTAGTTTGGAGGTTCTGAGTCGTTTTGCAACTTTGCGGTCTTGCAGGACAAAATAATCCCTGTTAAATCCTTAATAATTACACACTGTTTTTCTCTAATAATAAAATTATGCAGCATCTGTGAAAACTGTGGATTAGTTTTACCTTATGAATAAGTTTCCCTCAATTTGTGCATTTGTAAAGGCCCTTTGGAAGCGAGTGGGATTTTCCCTGTGTGatattttcacctttttttcccACTGAGGTGAGGTATTTgagcgcacacactcacaggcagcCACGCATCACTACGCAGACCCGCTTTGCTGGGTTTGACTCGTGAATGTTGCCCACTCGCTCCAGTGCAGCTTAAGGGATTTGTTCCCTCGGCAGCGGCCTTCAAGGATGCCAATCAGCATTACTTAGTCAGGCGAAACATGTGAGTCAAAGGATTCTCTTTCATTGACAGAGTTTGTCAGCGGCAGACAGATTCCACAGAGGACCCAGAGTTCACCTCAGTATGCCACTGTACGACTCAATAAGATAAAACATCGAGCTTTGAATTGTAATTACTCACTGAGTGGTGGAGGGGAAGTAATTAACTAAGATGATGACTGTCTTTATTGTGCATAATATGCCCACGCTCTCCTGAGTTTGACACTAGTGGCAGTGGTCAGGTTTCACAGGCCTTGCTCGTACTCCTGCATGGTCTCAGTAGTCATGAGAGAAATATGCTGTTCTCTCGGCCAAAGAAAAAGTTTTAACATTTACTGCAAGATACCCTTAAAATTCGAAATGCAAGACCCATCAGCCATGTCTGCAGTTCATTAACAATGGAAAATATTTGCTGTGCTAAGCTGCTAAGTATTTTAGTCCCCCACCGTGTGACCGGTATTATACAGAAGCAGACCGCATGCCGTCCTGTTTGTctcaatgcacaaacacacacacacactcacacacttccatctccctcctctgtcgAGGTTGTGTGATGTTGTGTGGGTCTCTCTGATGTCTTGTGTCGCTGCATGAATTCTAATCGACTCACCAAGGATAGacttgatgttgtttttctttatcatGAAACAATAtagattttctgtctgttcataTTACAGCAAACCTTATataagaaggagaaggagaacaaGCAGCCAGCCTGCTTGAAAGAGTCTTGTGACTATCACAGTGAAAAATCCATATTAAGATGAGATTTGAGAGCGTGAAATGAGCTGTGATTGAAATGCATTTGGTCTCAGATAAGTTGCCTCTCTGCTTCGGCTGGTGTGCAAGTATCTCAGCATGCCAAGCTGAACTTCACCTGGCTGAACGCTGCATGCTTAATCATGCATGTTTTGGGTTATGTAGTGTGTTTATCTCTGATCACATGTGCTCTTTTTGGCATTCAAAAGTCAGATCCTTATTTCTGTTGAGCGCTTCTACTAAAATGTGCATGCTGATATATGCACAGAGTTTTATGAGGAATTTTTTATCATGAAATTTAGTGTTGGAAACATGCTTTAGCTGGTGTTGAGTAAATACtcagcttgttttctgttgatcTTCCTGTAGCCCGCGGTGAATGTACCTTGCCTCTGAGGTTTAAACCCAGCTTTAGCCTCGCATTGCTGGCTGTTTTatcaatgaaaaacaaacagtgatggAATCAGCGACAGTCAAGCAAGGTCAGTTTTTCTGAGCAAGACTACTGTGAATATACTGACCCACCGAAAGACAAACATGTTCCACCAGCTGCCTGTACAATGGCACTACTGTTTAAGGCCATGGTGTTTGCAGAATTCAGTGAAGCAATCATTCCACCACgttttactctttttttgaACGTGTGTTGCTTGCAAAAGAAGACACTACTGTTCAAATCATTTAGGCAGCACAGGTGGAAATGAACAGAATGGATAGAAATTGCTTTAGTTGCTGTAGATAACTTGATAAAATCTGCCTTTAAGACATCTGAATTAGTACTTTTGTTTGGTGTGCTTCAGTATTTGCTCACTTTATGATTGGATTGTTGCATTAATTAGCTGTGGTAGAGCTTTAGATAGTATCACATGATGTGGCTCAGTATATAGAGTTTGTCCAGTTATCAAAGCAGTATGTTGACGTTTTTCTGAACACTGTCAGggcttcttgtctgtctctgcttgATCGTCATgaaaggcctttttcacagcagacgtttTGACTGACTTGTTATAGAAGGAAAGGCACAGGTGTCCTTTGCAGGAattgttttcagtgctgtgtcCACCGTTTTTGTGCCTTCCTCTTGGATGCATGCAGCTATGGTCTGGCACCTGATCGCTACCTTTTTATAAAGTCCTTACCTGACCtgggtgctgttattggctcTGGCTGCACACCTACTGCCCAAAGGGTGTAGTCCAGAAACACCCTGACCActgcaaaataagaaaatgagaGGATAAATAGGCCGCCACATGCTGCTAGTGGATCATATTAATTGAATATGAAGGATTGCTTTTGTATGAGTCTATACTTTGTTATTTAGGGAAATCCTTTGTAGTACCATTAACAGTAATGATGCCTCTGCTCTATTCAAGTGTGCCAATAATTTCTCACAGTTAACCAGCATGAACAACGCAAGAACCCGAAATTGAGGCAGCTAAATGGAGTTTAGCCATTACTAATTTTGTCATTTATACCTGagcttttcaaatgtcaaaatgccTTCTGTGAAAAAAGCCTTATTTTCTAACTTAAAGACATTACAGCATCCACTTTAGTGAGGCTGCTGACTATCTGAGGAACAGTTATTATCAGCCTTATAGGACCTGTGCTGTGAACCCAAGATACAGAAAAATGGGACTGTAGATATTAAGAAACTTTCAGTAAGACAAGCCTCAATTACAGCTTCCCTCcagcattttgtattttgaaacAGCTTCACGAAGCTTTTCTCTCCTTGATATGTCTTTTGAGATTGATATTCGTTTCAGAAGAACACAAGCTTCAGCTACTGGTGTGTAACACCCATTGGAAAGAGAATTCAGTTGACAAGCCTTAAGTTTGGCTTCTCTGGACTGAAACATAAGCCCTGGACAGTTTGGGTCCTTGGACGTTATCACTGTTGAGTTGTTTTACTCGCTCAGCTCTTCTCCCACTCACACAGCTGTGGTCTGTGATAAGAAAGGCTTGAGCCACTCCAGGCATTGTCTTATCAGTAGTTCAGGCTTCACAaggaaggatgtgtgtgtgcagaaagtGGAATAAATTTACAAAATGTTGAGTCATGCATTATCCATGCCGCACAGTTTCTACTCTCCACTTTGAGATTACTGGGTTTAagggcatcatcatcatcatcttcttcattcAGGAATTGTGAAGTGAAAGGCATTTTTAATTCCTCCTCCTGAACACTACTTACTACCCCAACCAGCCAACGCCCATACACTTTTGCAACTTCCCTTCTGTTTAAACTGAACTACCGtacttcttctctttttcacttGTTCACGTGGGACATGTTTGTTAGTGGCATGTGTCAGCATCAGAGGAGTATAGTTTAGCATGCCATAGGCTGCTGTAGTACAGTGTTAGTAAAATATACAATAACACCATTAGGATATACCATGCTACACCATATCATACAGTGCTATACTATAATGTTGTAAATCTATATGTACACAACCTAAAGTGGCTATAATCATTGTTTTTATATCAACAATGGATTGCATGACTGCTTATATGTGAGAGTGGTTTCTCAAAGTCATAAGAGTTAAAAGCAGATTACTACACAGATTTATTGCATCAAAATATGAGTTTCAAAGGTTCAGAAGTTTGCCAAGTTGGCATATTTAAACTGCCATTTTTATAAGCACATAAAAATGCCTTGAAGTCTCCTTGGATTTGCAccataaataaatgcatgttcTGTCGAGCAGCGTTTTGTTGAAGGACATTCATCAGGCAAATCATGAAGAAGTCTCACAGTGGAATATTTATAATGTCAAGGCCTGAAATTTGCAAATCGCATCTCATTACTCAAAAGCAGTAGGAGGTAGGAGAGCTGTGACAACAGTCTCATCCATTTTGCAAATTCCAGGAAAAGGCCTTTCCCTCCTTAATTTGTTTGTGCCACACATCTGAAGCATtcctgagggaggaggaggagggtgactCTCAACAACATATCTTATTCAGTAGCAGCGAGAGGAAGGCACTGTATTCAGCAGAGTCTGTAATACACTTCAGTGGCATCTCAAGGAGGGGTGTCATGTGATATGAGggggaaaataaaacagtttatgacacataaacaaacaaacacaaaacattaaatatttccatcACAATGTTGTGTAAGGCttccacatttttctgtttttaaaaccaATTTTCTGAGCAAATCCATTCATTTCGAAGGTAACTGTcttgtttcacatttcagtttgatGCTGTctcaacacagaaacatgctctttttacagatgcacacaaacacacatcgaaatgcacacacacagagaaatgcacacacacggagaAATGCACACACGGCCCcttcctcatttcctcatttccccAGGAATTCAGATCTCAGTTGGAGTTGTTTTTTCAGTGGCGAGCTGACCTCAGATTTCTGCCTGATATGCACTTTTTATGCTGACTGCCCCatttttgttgttctgttgaATTATTCTGCTTATTCTGAGGCCCTTCTGTCACTATTGGACTGTGACGCAGGTGCAGAAGCAGCGCAAAGTTGACAAAACTCGGTCTCAGCGGACGTCTCTCTCGACGTCCatttttccaaaacattttaaagttgCTAGTTTGAGGTTGCAACCAGTGTTTATACTTGTTTCCACTTTAAAGCCACACTACAGGTGTGATCCTGgtgttgtactttttattaGAGTTTGATTATGTCAGACATGACAGGAAAAAGGAACATTCATAAAGGCTGTCTCATGCGGGtggaaacattttaaacatacaCAGTAGCAAACATTCAGAAATTCACCACATTAGAGGCAGCCACAAACAGGacagtattattattaaagaAAAACTTTCCTTCGTCGTCAGTTCGCTGCTTGTTCTTAGATCCTCACACACGTTCCAAAAACATTCAAGCGGCTGCTGAGTCACCCTCCATTTGGATGGATCATAGTTTCCACAAAGAAACCGAAGAGGACTAAATGTCAACATGCTGTACATGAATCTCAGTCTATGATTTCTTTAAACCATTCAATAGATGACATTATGGTGGTTAATAGCTTGC is drawn from Chaetodon trifascialis isolate fChaTrf1 chromosome 20, fChaTrf1.hap1, whole genome shotgun sequence and contains these coding sequences:
- the LOC139348645 gene encoding glycerol-3-phosphate acyltransferase 4-like, with the protein product MTWFTFPADNLLCWWLSISITVWLTLLFVFIIVPVVLAVSLGVSRLYMRTLLKIFEWATSRMEMGAKEKNQQLYKPYSSGIIAKEPASSLQQGIQGLRGSASCLRSEFEMADIFYFCRRGVESIVDDEVTKRFSAQELESWNLLTRSDYNFRYISLRLTVLWGLGVLIRYGILLPLRVTLAVTGISLLLVLTALVGFLPNRDLRFFLSEKVHLLCYRICVRALTAIITYHNRENKPKNGGICVANHTTPIDVIILANDGCYSMVGQVHGGLMGMIQRAMVKSSPHIWFERSEVKDRHLVAKRLGDHVADKTKQPILIFPEGTCINNTSVMMFKKGSFEIGCTVYPVAIKYDPRFGDAFWNSSKFGLVNYLLRMMSSWAIVCSVWYLPPMNREEGEDAVQFASRVKAAIAAQGGLVDLIWDGGLKRAKVKDAFKEEQQKLYSKVLVGEQDQANNKHLEDENPEEDKSH